A window of the Canis lupus baileyi chromosome 1, mCanLup2.hap1, whole genome shotgun sequence genome harbors these coding sequences:
- the SOCS6 gene encoding suppressor of cytokine signaling 6, with protein sequence MKKISLKTFRKSFNLNKSKEETDFMVVQQPSLGSDFGKDDSLFGSCYGKDMASCDITNEDEKGGKGRSKSESLMGTLKRRLSAKQKQKGKGSTPSGSSADEDTFSSSSAPLVFKDVRAQRPIRSTSLRSHHYSPTPWPLRPTNSEETCIKMEVRVKALVHSSSPSPALNGVRKDFHDLQADTVCQEQSNSLKSSESQNGDLHLHLDEHVPVVIGLMPQDYIQYTVPLDEGMYPLEGPRSYCLDGSSPMEVSAVPPQVGGSSFAEDENQVEQDLVVAPEIFVDQAVNGLLIGTTGVMLQSPRASHDDAPPLSPLLPPMQTSQIQRNFSGLTGTDAHVAESMRCHLNFDPNSAPGVARVYDSVQSSGPMVVTSLTEELKKLAKQGWYWGPITRWEAEGKLANVPDGSFLVRDSSDDRYLLSLSFRSHGKTLHTRIEHSNGRFSFYEQPDVEGHTSIVDLIEHSIRDSENGAFCYSRSRLPGSATYPVRLTNPVSRFMQVRSLQYLCRFVIRQYTRIDLIQKLPLPNKMKDYLQEKHY encoded by the coding sequence ATGAAGAAAATTAGTCTTAAAACCTTCCGAAAATCTTTCAACTTgaataaaagtaaagaagaaacGGATTTCATGGTCGTACAGCAACCGTCGCTAGGCAGTGATTTTGGAAAAGATGATTCCTTGTTTGGTAGCTGCTACGGGAAAGATATGGCCAGCTGTGATATCACTAATGAAGACGAGAAAGGTGGGAAGGGCAGATCGAAAAGCGAAAGCCTAATGGGTACGTTAAAACGACGGCTGTCtgcaaaacaaaagcagaaaggcAAGGGCAGCACACCGTCCGGGAGCTCTGCCGACGAGGacaccttctcctcctcctcggcACCCCTGGTCTTCAAGGACGTGCGAGCGCAGAGGCCCATCAGGTCCACGTCGCTCCGCAGCCACCACTACAGTCCCACGCCATGGCCTCTGCGACCCACAAACTCTGAGGAGACGTGCATCAAAATGGAGGTGAGAGTCAAAGCCTTGGTTCACTCTTCCAGTCCGAGCCCAGCCCTGAATGGGGTCCGGAAGGATTTTCACGACCTTCAGGCTGACACCGTGTGCCAGGAACAGAGCAATTCCCTGAAGAGTTCGGAATCTCAGAATGGAGACTTGCATCTTCACCTTGACGAACATGTGCCTGTAGTTATCGGACTTATGCCTCAGGACTACATTCAATACACCGTGCCTTTAGATGAGGGGATGTACCCTTTGGAAGGACCGCGTAGCTATTGTCTGGACGGTTCTTCTCCCATGGAAGTGTCTGCGGTCCCCCCGCAAGTGGGTGGGAGCTCCTTCGCCGAAGACGAGAATCAGGTAGAGCAGGACCTCGTGGTGGCCCCGGAGATCTTTGTGGATCAGGCGGTGAACGGCTTGTTGATTGGCACCACAGGAGTCATGTTGCAGAGCCCCAGAGCGAGTCATGACGACGCCCCCCCACTCTCACCGTTGCTACCTCCAATGCAGACCAGTCAAATCCAAAGGAACTTCAGTGGGCTCACCGGCACAGATGCCCACGTGGCTGAAAGTATGCGCTGTCATTTGAATTTTGACCCTAATTCTGCCCCTGGGGTCGCTAGAGTGTATGACTCCGTGCAGAGCAGTGGTCCCATGGTCGTGACAAGCCTTACAGAGGAGCTGAAAAAACTCGCGAAACAAGGATGGTACTGGGGACCGATCACACGCTGGGAGGCAGAAGGGAAACTAGCAAACGTGCCGGATGGCTCTTTTCTTGTTCGGGATAGTTCTGACGACCGTTACCTTTTAAGCTTGAGCTTTCGCTCCCATGGCAAAACACTTCACACGAGAATTGAACACTCAAATGGTAGGTTTAGCTTTTATGAACAACCAGATGTGGAAGGACATACGTCTATAGTTGATCTAATCGAGCATTCGATCAGGGACTCTGAAAACGGAGCTTTTTGTTATTCACGATCTCGGTTGCCTGGATCTGCGACTTACCCGGTCAGGCTGACCAATCCAGTATCACGGTTCATGCAGGTGCGTTCGTTGCAGTACCTGTGTCGGTTTGTTATACGTCAGTACACCAGGATAGACTTGATTCAGAAACTGCCTTTGCCAAACAAAATGAAGGATTACTTACAGGAGAAGCACTACTGA